In Nothobranchius furzeri strain GRZ-AD chromosome 18, NfurGRZ-RIMD1, whole genome shotgun sequence, a single genomic region encodes these proteins:
- the LOC107392458 gene encoding bcl-2-modifying factor, translating into MDDEEDDVFEPVSSCWRKTFREIKCEDRGTQTPGPALLPHSGMLPCGVAEEPRPLFYGNAGFRLHFPARFEIVGDFEARQQDREEEPNRMERPPAARSLEVCIGQKLQLIGDQFHREHLQQYQRNQRNQGPLWWRLAAALLGLLFDRGLVAGGGLVGQR; encoded by the exons ATGgacgatgaggaggatgatgtgtttgagccagtctccagctgctgGCGCAAAACCTTCAGGGAGATAAAGTGTGAAGACCGGGGCACACAGACACCCGGTCCTGCCCTGCTACCACACAGCGGCATGCTGCCCTGTGGAGTCGCGGAGGAGCCCAGACCACTATTCTACG GCAACGCAGGTTTTCGATTGCACTTCCCTGCACGCTTTGAGATTGTTGGGGATTTTGAAGCAAGACAACAAGACAGGGAAGAGGAGCCAAACAGGATGGAGCGGCCGCCCGCCGCACGCAGCCTGGAGGTTTGCATCGGACAGAAACTCCAGCTGATAGGAGACCAGTTTCACCGGGAACATTTACAGCAG TATCAGCGAAACCAAAGGAATCAGGGGCCGCTATGGTGGCGCCTGGCTGCAGCTCTCCTAGGCCTTCTGTTTGATAGAGGGCTTGTTGCTGGAGGAGGGCTTGTGGGACAGAGGTGA